The Bacillus sp. (in: firmicutes) DNA segment GCGATAGCCTTATCTAGGGAAGACGGATTATTTTTGAAAAAGGAATTAGAAAAGGGACATAACTGGGTAAAAACAAAAGGGAAGCAAGTCAAAGACAGCTTGGCAAATTTCAGCTCAAGGGGGCCAGTCACACATACGTGGGCAATCAAGCCTGATGTTGTTGCTCCGGGTGTAAAAATTAATAGCTCCATCCCCGATGGCTATGTTTCGCTGCAGGGAACATCCATGGCCGCACCCCATGTAGCTGGGGCAGCGGCATTAATCCTCCAAGCGCATCCAGACTGGAATCCAGAACAAGTAAAAGCAGCGTTAATGAATACAGCAAGACCGATTTTTGACGATGCGGGTAAACAATATAACCCATATGAACAAGGGGCGGGGCGCATTCAAGTTGATAAAGCGGTTAAGGCTAATGTGCTTGCTTATCCGGGAACGCTGGCATATGGTGCTTTTGAAAAAACAGGAGATGTAAGAGAGCGCGCGCTTAACATAACGATAGAAAACAAATCAAATAAAGTACAAAAGATATCATTTCAAGCGCCGAAAATCGAAGAAGGAATCAAATGGAAACTGCCGCTTTCATTATATTTGCAGCCATTGGAAAAAAGGCAGGTAGCAGCATCTCTTTTCGTCGACACTGAAAAAATAATAGAAGGAACTCATTTTGGGAGTTTAAAAATGATATCAACAAGTGATGGAGAAATTGATTTGCCGTATTTATTTATCATTGGTGATGCAAATCATCCTCGTGTAATGGGCTTTTCATTTGAAAAGGAAAATACCGAAAACAAGAAGGAGGATGCTTATAAATATGAGGTTTATTTGCCGGAACGCGCGGATGAATTAGGTATAGCTCTTTTCGACCCGTTAACATTAAATTTCGTAGGATTTTTGCTGCATGAAAGGAATGTAAAACGTGGTCTCTTAGAGGTTGTAAAACAGCGCGAAGAAATCCCATTTGCCGATGGCGTCTATAAAGTAGTTGTTTATGCTATTCAAAATGGCCGTGAAACTGCAGAGGAAAATACAATTATAATTGGTGAAAAAGGAGGGTGAAGTAATCCCCCAGATAATTTGACATCCATGTGACAATTTTCACTAAAATGGATTGACATTAAAAGGGGCCTATTGTATGCTAAAAAAGGTGTGAAAAGGGGAAATAATCTGTTGTATTTTCAGTGTATTTAAAAAAATTACCAAAGGAGCGTTTTCCTTGTCTGATGAGAAACGGTCTAGAAATCCTTACAAGGCAATGGCACTCATGTCTGCCATTTCCGCGCAACTAGTCGGTTCGATTTTAATAGGTTTATTCTTTGGGAAATGGTTGGATGGGAAATTAGGAACGTTGCCATTATTTTTACTTGTTGGCCTGTTTCTTGGACTAGCTACTGGCATCTATAGCATGTTGCGTCTTATTAAAACCTTTACAGGTGACAAGGATAATAAATAAAGAATAATTAACATATGATAACCTCATCGATAGCCTCAAAGGGAGCCATGATGATTAAAGAATACAAACAAATCTTCATTAGAGAACTAAAGATTATTATTAATCTACTAGCAATTTTTGTAATCGGTTGGGGCTTCACACCATATCCACATATTTTTTTAGGGCTAATACTAGGAACAGTTATCAGTACATACAATTTATGGTCGATGCATAGCAAAGTCAACAGGCTAGGTCAAACGATCGTTGACAATGCTAACAAAAAAGAAGATGAAAAGAAAAAGAGAATGCGTTCTCTTGGAGCTTTGAACCGTCTAGCAGCTGCTTCACTTGCAGTTGTTATTGCTATGCGCTATCCTGATACATTTAACGTAATAGCCGTGATAATAGGATTAATGACAAACCATTTCGTCATTATGATAGATTTTCTTTTTCAATCCATTAGGAAAAACTGAAAGAGAGGTGAAACAACTTGGAACATGGTGCTCCAATAGTAACATTTTTAGGACTTCAATTTAATTTATCTAACGTCCTTATGATCACTGTTGCCTCTGTAATTGTATTCCTACTCGCAACTGCTGGTGCGAAAGCCGTACAACTCCGCCCGACTGGGATGCAAAATTTTATGGAGTGGGTTTTGGACTTCGTCAAAGGCATCATCGGGAATACAATGGACTGGAAAACAGGTGGTCGTTTCCTAACATTAGGTGTAACAATCATTATGTATATCTTTGTATCAAATATGTTAGGTCTCCCATTCGCAGTCTCGATTGATGGCGTTCTGTGGTGGAAATCACCGACAGCTGACCCAACAATCACATTAACTTTAGCTGTAATGATTGTAGGTCTATCACATTATTACGGGATTAAGTTAACAGGGGCAAAACATTATGGAGGAACATTCTTCTCTCCAATGAAGTTTTTATTCCCACTAAAAATTATTGAAGAGTTTGCAAACACTCTAACTCTTGGTCTGCGTCTTTATGGTAACATCTACGCAGGTGAAATTTTACTAGGTTTACTAGCAGGATTAATGTCAAGCGGTATCGGAGGCGCACTAGGCGGTATTTTACCGATGCTAGCATGGCAAGGATTTAGTATTTTCGTTGGTACAATCCAAGCATTTATTTTTACAATGTTAACAATGGTTTATTTGTCTCACAAAGTGAGCACGGACCATTAATATAAAAATTTTATTATTATAAAACTTTTCATAGGAAAAAGGGAGGACTTTTAAATGAATTTAATAGCAGCTGCAATTGCGGTAGGTTTAGCGGCACTAGGTGCTGGTATTGGTAACGGTCTTATCGTTGGCCGTACTGTTGAAGGGATTGCTCGTCAACCAGAACTTCAAGGTAGACTTCAAACTACAATGTTCATCGGGGTTGCGTTAGTTGAAGCATTACCGATTATCGGGGTAGTTATCGCGTTTATCGTAATGGGTTCTTAATAGCGCATTACAAACCGATTTTGTTCATAATGGCGAAAGATCGATCTAAGCGAGATCCTTCGCCATTCCTTTATCTAGCATTAGTTATTTGCTAAATCGCATTATTCATTTTCATTATGGATAGGCACGTATTGAAAGGAGTGAAATACAGTGTCATTAGACTTTTTAGTATTAGGTGCAGCTGGCGCACTTGGCGGTATTAACACAGGTGATATCGTTGTTCAGCTTGTATCGTTTATCATCCTATTACTTTTACTTCGTAAGTTTGCATTCGGCCCATTAATGGGTATTATGAAAAAACGTGAAGAGCATATTGCTAACGAAATCGATGCAGCAGAAAAAAGCCGTAAA contains these protein-coding regions:
- the atpB gene encoding F0F1 ATP synthase subunit A, with translation MEHGAPIVTFLGLQFNLSNVLMITVASVIVFLLATAGAKAVQLRPTGMQNFMEWVLDFVKGIIGNTMDWKTGGRFLTLGVTIIMYIFVSNMLGLPFAVSIDGVLWWKSPTADPTITLTLAVMIVGLSHYYGIKLTGAKHYGGTFFSPMKFLFPLKIIEEFANTLTLGLRLYGNIYAGEILLGLLAGLMSSGIGGALGGILPMLAWQGFSIFVGTIQAFIFTMLTMVYLSHKVSTDH
- a CDS encoding AtpZ/AtpI family protein translates to MALMSAISAQLVGSILIGLFFGKWLDGKLGTLPLFLLVGLFLGLATGIYSMLRLIKTFTGDKDNK
- the atpE gene encoding F0F1 ATP synthase subunit C, with translation MNLIAAAIAVGLAALGAGIGNGLIVGRTVEGIARQPELQGRLQTTMFIGVALVEALPIIGVVIAFIVMGS
- a CDS encoding ATP synthase subunit I; protein product: MKEYKQIFIRELKIIINLLAIFVIGWGFTPYPHIFLGLILGTVISTYNLWSMHSKVNRLGQTIVDNANKKEDEKKKRMRSLGALNRLAAASLAVVIAMRYPDTFNVIAVIIGLMTNHFVIMIDFLFQSIRKN